A genomic window from Streptomyces broussonetiae includes:
- a CDS encoding trimeric intracellular cation channel family protein, producing the protein MLQPLFAPSVQHTLDVIGIFVFAISGALLAVRKNFDVFGIAVLAEVTALGGGLFRDLVIGAVPPAAFTDLGYFVTPLAAALVVFFLHPHVERIQSAVLVFDAAGLGLFCVSGTTKAYSHGLGLTASATLGLATAVGGGVLRDVLANEVPSLLRWDRDLYAVPAIVGATMVVLCIRYHALTPFTSGLAVVTAFALRLLAMRFHWRAPRAWNRRSTVTEE; encoded by the coding sequence GTGCTTCAGCCTCTCTTCGCCCCGTCCGTCCAGCACACGCTCGACGTCATCGGCATCTTCGTGTTCGCGATCTCCGGCGCGCTGCTGGCCGTCCGGAAGAACTTCGACGTGTTCGGCATCGCCGTCCTCGCCGAGGTGACCGCGCTGGGTGGGGGGCTGTTCCGCGACCTGGTCATCGGGGCCGTACCCCCGGCCGCCTTCACCGACCTCGGGTACTTCGTCACCCCGCTGGCCGCCGCGCTCGTCGTCTTCTTCCTGCATCCGCACGTGGAGCGGATCCAGTCGGCGGTGCTCGTCTTCGACGCGGCCGGCCTCGGTCTGTTCTGTGTCAGCGGTACGACAAAGGCGTACAGCCACGGCCTCGGCCTGACCGCGTCGGCGACGCTGGGCCTCGCGACCGCCGTGGGCGGCGGCGTGCTGCGGGACGTGCTCGCCAACGAGGTGCCGTCACTGCTGCGCTGGGACCGCGATCTGTATGCGGTCCCAGCGATCGTCGGCGCCACGATGGTGGTGCTGTGCATCCGTTACCACGCCCTGACTCCGTTCACGAGCGGGCTCGCGGTGGTCACGGCTTTCGCGCTCCGCCTGCTCGCGATGCGCTTCCACTGGCGAGCTCCGCGCGCGTGGAACCGCCGGTCGACGGTGACAGAGGAGTGA